In the genome of Phlebotomus papatasi isolate M1 chromosome 2, Ppap_2.1, whole genome shotgun sequence, one region contains:
- the LOC129800622 gene encoding low-density lipoprotein receptor-related protein 1B, whose product MDWQRSCFLISFVIIWCVSAEEEVRLLGSQCQHDMDCSDAIAASFCNQNNECECREEFVQFNSTQCLNALLLGSECLLEAQCTKKVTNSGCSDGICRCSEGFLQFRRHTCLSPAPPGTVCYSNEHCRMWDKRSFCDFLIPNLFGRCQCQNPARLEGNVCIAPEEEVTTQEPLEATEEPEDLPESAPLKQESPTEESQSNEAKESFDDETEEATNTPAAIYEARKDSSASSEEIQHLLKTHSVRGRIDLGHGPVSLGHPCSDDQQCQLADTFSFCNKAGRCDCAKIEGLQEECHANKTGCTAGTFQCRSSGICISWYFVCDGRPDCADASDEECKATETSQCPPQTFFCHRSSKCISRGARCDGRRQCPDGEDEADCSSIATGQCPQGTFRCRSGECLPEYEYCNSIVSCRDGSDEPAYLCGSREMPAIFFRLLSSFENVYCPLRCRNGRCRSTAIACSGRNGCGDGTDEESCSVCHCSNPNTI is encoded by the exons ATGGATTGGCAGAGGAGTTGTTTTCTTATCTCTTTT GTGATCATTTGGTGTGTGTCTGCAGAGGAGGAGGTCAGACTTCTTGGTAGCCAGTGCCAGCACGACATGGACTGTTCTGATGCCATCGCTGCCAGTTTCTGCAATCAGAACAACGAATGCGAGTGCAGAGAGGAGTTTGTCCAATTCAACAGCACTCAATGTCTCAATG CTCTATTGCTGGGTAGCGAGTGTCTGCTGGAGGCGCAATGTACCAAGAAAGTCACCAACAGTGGCTGTTCAGATGGAATCTGTCGATGCTCTGAGGGATTCCTCCAGTTTAGACGACACACTTGTTTATCTC CTGCCCCTCCTGGAACTGTCTGCTACAGCAATGAGCACTGCAGAATGTGGGACAAGAGGAGCTTCTGTGACTTCTTGATACCCAATCTCTTCGGGCGGTGTCAATGCCAGAATCCTGCTCGACTGGAAGGAAATGTCTGTATTGCTCCGGAAGAGGAAGTAACAACACAGGAACCTTTAGAGGCAACGGAAGAACCAGAAGACCTTCCAGAATCAGCACCTCTCAAGCAAGAAAGCCCCACCGAAGAGAGCCAAAGCAACGAG gctAAAGAATCCTTCGATGATGAAACTGAAGAGGCTACAAATACTCCTGCGGCAATTTACGAAGCCAGGAAGGATTCCTCAGCATCCAGTGAAGAAATCCAGCATCTCCTTAAAACTCACAGTGTACGAGGTAGAATTGATTTAGGCCATGGACCAGTATCACTTGGACATCCCTGTTCGGATGACCAACAGTGTCAACTTGCGGATACCTTTAGTTTCTGCAACAAAGCTGGAAGATGTGACTGTGCAAAGATTGAGGGGCTTCAAGAGGAGTGTCATGCAAATAAAACAGGATGCACTGCCGGAACGTTTCAG TGCCGCTCGAGTGGAATCTGCATCTCATGGTATTTCGTCTGTGACGGTCGACCGGATTGTGCGGATGCATCAGATGAGGAATGCAAAGCCACAGAAACATCCCAGTGTCCCCCACAAACGTTCTTCTGCCATCGCAGTTCCAAGTGCATCTCCCGTGGTGCTCGATGCGATGGACGTCGACAGTGTCCGGACGGTGAGGATGAGGCAGACTGCAGTTCCATCGCCACTGGACAGTGTCCTCAAGGGACCTTTAGGTGTCGCAGTGGCGAATGCCTCCCGGAATATGAGTACTGCAACTCAATTGTCTCATGCCGAGACGGAAGCGATGAGCCAGCCTATCTTTGTGGCTCTCGCGAGATGCCAGCAATCTTCTTCAGACTCCTGAGCAGCTTTGAGAATGTCTACTGCCCTCTGAGGTGCCGAAATGGACGATGTAGATCTACAGCAATTGCCTGTTCTGGACGCAATGGATGCGGAGATGGCACAGATGAGGAATCATGCTCAGTATGTCACTGCTCTAATCCAAACACAATCTGA